One Stigmatopora argus isolate UIUO_Sarg chromosome 20, RoL_Sarg_1.0, whole genome shotgun sequence genomic region harbors:
- the clcn3 gene encoding H(+)/Cl(-) exchange transporter 3 isoform X1, translating to MESEQLYHRGYGNARNGRNARNSYNSIASASSDEELLDGAGIVMDFHTTEDDNLLDGDASSPGSNYTMSNGGGGPASSSTHLLDFLEEPIPGVGTYDDFHTIDWVREKCKDRERHRKISSKKKESAWEFTKSLYDAWSGWLVVTLTGLASGALAGLIDIAADWLNDLKEGVCLSAMWFNHEQCCWTSNETTFAERDKCPQWKSWAELILGQAEGPGSYIMNYFMYIYWALSFAFLAVCLVKVFAPYACGSGIPEIKTILSGFIIRGYLGKWTLLIKTVTLVLAVASGLSLGKEGPLVHVACCCGNIFSYLFPKYSKNEAKKREVLSAASAAGVSVAFGAPIGGVLFSLEEVSYYFPLKTLWRSFFAALVAAFVLRSINPFGNSRLVLFYVEYHTPWYLFELIPFILLGVFGGLWGAFFIRANIGWCRRRKSTRFGKYPVLEVILVAAITAVVAFPNPYTRQNTSELIKELFTDCGPLESSQLCQYRSQMNGSKAFTDSPNRPAGPGVYAAMWQLCLALVFKIIMTIFTFGLKVPAGLFIPSMAIGAIAGRIVGIAVEQLAYYHHDWFLFKEWCEVGADCITPGLYAMVGAAACLGGVTRMTVSLVVIVFELTGGLEYIVPLMAAVMTSKWVGDAFGREGIYEAHIRLNGYPFLDAKEEFTHTTLAREVMRPRRCDPPLAVLTQDDLTVEDLQAVINETSYNGFPVIVSKESQRLVGFALRRDITIAVENARRKQEGILLNSRVYFTQHAPTLPADSPRPLKLRSILDMSPFTVTDHTPMEIVVDIFRKMGLRQCLVTHNGIVLGVITKKNILEHLEELKRNPECSAPIGHRHQKGYPSSHGSNGKPRSRVHHVQLKCSCQDDCEEQDRDQEEGVRLLDGAHL from the exons ATGGAGTCGGAGCAGCTTTACCACAGGGGCTACGGGAACGCCAGGAACGGTAGGAACGCCAGGAACAGCTACAACAGCATCGCCAGCGCCAGCAGCGACGAGGAGCTTCTCGATGGAGCCGGCATCGTCATGGACTTCCACACCACCGAGGACGACAACCTGCTAGACGGGGACGCCTCGTCTCCAG GTTCGAACTACACCATGTCTAACGGCGGCGGCGGTCCAGCCAGCAGCTCCACCCACCTGCTGGACTTCTTAGAGGAGCCCATTCCCGGCGTGGGCACCTACGACGACTTCCACACCATCGACTGGGTCCGCGAGAAGTGCAAGGACCGCGAGAGGCACCGCAAG ATCAGCAGTAAGAAGAAAGAGTCGGCGTGGGAGTTCACCAAGAGTCTGTACGACGCCTGGTCCGGATGGCTGGTGGTGACCCTGACGGGCTTGGCCTCCG GCGCGCTGGCCGGCCTGATCGACATCGCCGCGGACTGGTTGAACGACCTGAAAGAGGGCGTGTGCCTGAGCGCCATGTGGTTCAACCACGAGCAGTGCTGCTGGACGTCCAACGAGACCACCTTTGCCGAGAGGGACAAGTGTCCCCAGTGGAAGAGCTGGGCCGAGCTGATCCTGGGCCAAGCCGAG GGTCCGGGCTCGTACATCATGAACTACTTCATGTACATCTACTGGGCGCTGTCCTTCGCCTTCCTCGCCGTGTGTCTCGTCAAGGTCTTCGCTCCCTACGCCTGCGGATCGGGGATCCCGGAG ATCAAGACCATCCTGAGCGGCTTCATCATCAGAGGCTACCTGGGAAAGTGGACCCTGCTGATCAAGACCGTCACCTTGGTCCTGGCGGTGGCGTCTGGTCTGAGTCTGGGAAAGGAGGGCCCGCTGGTCCACGTGGCGTGCTGCTGCGGCAACATCTTCTCCTACCTCTTCCCCAAGTACAGCAAGAACGAGGCCAAGAAGCGAGAG GTCCTCTCCGCCGCCTCGGCGGCCGGCGTGTCGGTGGCCTTCGGAGCGCCCATAGGCGGCGTTCTCTTCAGCCTGGAAGAG GTGAGCTACTACTTCCCTCTCAAGACACTGTGGCGCTCCTTTTTCGCCGCCCTGGTGGCCGCCTTTGTCCTCCGTTCCATTAACCCGTTCGGGAACAGCCGTCTGGTGCTGTTCTACGTGGAGTACCACACGCCCTGGTACCTGTTTGAGCTCATCCCCTTCATTCTCCTGGGAGTTTTCGGGGGCCTCTGGGGCGCTTTCTTCATCCGGGCCAACATCGGCTGGTGCCGGCGACGGAAGTCCACCCGTTTCG GAAAGTACCCGGTCCTGGAGGTGATCTTGGTGGCCGCCATCACGGCGGTGGTGGCCTTCCCCAACCCGTACACCCGTCAGAACACCAGCGAGCTGATCAAGGAGCTGTTCACCGACTGCGGACCGCTGGAGTCCTCGCAGCTGTGTCAGTACCGAAGCCAGATGAACGGCAGCAAGGCCTTCACGGACAGCCCCAACCGGCCCGCCGGGCCCGGCGTCTACGCCGCCATGTGGCAGCTGTGCCTGGCGCTCGTCTTCAAAATCATCATGACCATCTTCACCTTCGGCCTCAAG GTTCCGGCGGGTTTGTTCATTCCCAGCATGGCCATCGGCGCCATCGCGGGGAGAATCGTGGGCATCGCCGTGGAGCAGCTGGCGTATTACCATCACGACTGGTTCCTGTTCAAAGAGTGGTGCGAGGTGGGCGCCGACTGCATCACGCCGGGACTCTACGCCATGGTGGGGGCCGCCGCTTGCCTGG GTGGCGTGACCCGCATGACCGTCTCCTTGGTGGTGATTGTCTTCGAGCTGACGGGCGGCCTGGAGTACATCGTGCCCCTGATGGCCGCCGTCATGACCAGCAAATGGGTGGGCGACGCCTTTGGCCGCGAGGGGATCTATGAG GCGCACATCCGGCTCAACGGCTACCCCTTCCTGGACGCCAAAGAGGAATTCACCCACACCACGCTGGCCAGGGAGGTGATGCGGCCGCGCCGCTGCGACCCGCCGCTGGCGGTGCTGACCCAGGACGACCTGACGGTGGAGGACCTCCAGGCTGTCATCAACGAAACCAGTTACAACGGCTTTCCCGTCATCGTTTCCAAGGAGTCTCAGAGGCTGGTGGGTTTCGCCCTGCGCAGGGATATCACCATCGCCGTAG AGAACGCCCGGCGCAAGCAAGAGGGCATCTTGTTGAACTCCAGGGTCTACTTCACCCAGCACGCCCCCACCCTGCCCGCCGACAGCCCGCGGCCCCTCAAGCTGCGCTCCATCTTGGACATGAGCCCCTTCACGGTCACCGACCACACCCCCATGGAGATTGTGGTGGACATCTTCAGGAAGATGGGGCTGCGCCAGTGCCTGGTCACTCACAACGG GATTGTGTTGGGTGTCATCACAAAGAAGAATATATTAGAGCATCTGGAAGAGCTCAAGCGCAACCCCGAGTGCTCG GCGCCTATTGGGCATCGTCACCAAAAAGGATATCCTTCGTCACATGGCTCAAATGGCAAACCAAGATCCCGAGTCCATCATGTTCAACTGAAGTGCTCCTGTCAGGACGACTGCGAGGAGCAAGACCGGGACCAGGAGGAGGGAGTGCGCCTCCTGGACGGCGCCCATCTGTGA
- the clcn3 gene encoding H(+)/Cl(-) exchange transporter 3 isoform X2, with translation MEEAGADPYLPYDGGGDTIPLREIPRRGGSNYTMSNGGGGPASSSTHLLDFLEEPIPGVGTYDDFHTIDWVREKCKDRERHRKISSKKKESAWEFTKSLYDAWSGWLVVTLTGLASGALAGLIDIAADWLNDLKEGVCLSAMWFNHEQCCWTSNETTFAERDKCPQWKSWAELILGQAEGPGSYIMNYFMYIYWALSFAFLAVCLVKVFAPYACGSGIPEIKTILSGFIIRGYLGKWTLLIKTVTLVLAVASGLSLGKEGPLVHVACCCGNIFSYLFPKYSKNEAKKREVLSAASAAGVSVAFGAPIGGVLFSLEEVSYYFPLKTLWRSFFAALVAAFVLRSINPFGNSRLVLFYVEYHTPWYLFELIPFILLGVFGGLWGAFFIRANIGWCRRRKSTRFGKYPVLEVILVAAITAVVAFPNPYTRQNTSELIKELFTDCGPLESSQLCQYRSQMNGSKAFTDSPNRPAGPGVYAAMWQLCLALVFKIIMTIFTFGLKVPAGLFIPSMAIGAIAGRIVGIAVEQLAYYHHDWFLFKEWCEVGADCITPGLYAMVGAAACLGGVTRMTVSLVVIVFELTGGLEYIVPLMAAVMTSKWVGDAFGREGIYEAHIRLNGYPFLDAKEEFTHTTLAREVMRPRRCDPPLAVLTQDDLTVEDLQAVINETSYNGFPVIVSKESQRLVGFALRRDITIAVENARRKQEGILLNSRVYFTQHAPTLPADSPRPLKLRSILDMSPFTVTDHTPMEIVVDIFRKMGLRQCLVTHNGIVLGVITKKNILEHLEELKRNPECSAPIGHRHQKGYPSSHGSNGKPRSRVHHVQLKCSCQDDCEEQDRDQEEGVRLLDGAHL, from the exons ATGGAGGAGGCGGGCGCCGACCCCTATTTGCCTTACGACGGGGGAGGGGACACCATCCCCCTGCGGGAGATCCCCAGGCGAGGAG GTTCGAACTACACCATGTCTAACGGCGGCGGCGGTCCAGCCAGCAGCTCCACCCACCTGCTGGACTTCTTAGAGGAGCCCATTCCCGGCGTGGGCACCTACGACGACTTCCACACCATCGACTGGGTCCGCGAGAAGTGCAAGGACCGCGAGAGGCACCGCAAG ATCAGCAGTAAGAAGAAAGAGTCGGCGTGGGAGTTCACCAAGAGTCTGTACGACGCCTGGTCCGGATGGCTGGTGGTGACCCTGACGGGCTTGGCCTCCG GCGCGCTGGCCGGCCTGATCGACATCGCCGCGGACTGGTTGAACGACCTGAAAGAGGGCGTGTGCCTGAGCGCCATGTGGTTCAACCACGAGCAGTGCTGCTGGACGTCCAACGAGACCACCTTTGCCGAGAGGGACAAGTGTCCCCAGTGGAAGAGCTGGGCCGAGCTGATCCTGGGCCAAGCCGAG GGTCCGGGCTCGTACATCATGAACTACTTCATGTACATCTACTGGGCGCTGTCCTTCGCCTTCCTCGCCGTGTGTCTCGTCAAGGTCTTCGCTCCCTACGCCTGCGGATCGGGGATCCCGGAG ATCAAGACCATCCTGAGCGGCTTCATCATCAGAGGCTACCTGGGAAAGTGGACCCTGCTGATCAAGACCGTCACCTTGGTCCTGGCGGTGGCGTCTGGTCTGAGTCTGGGAAAGGAGGGCCCGCTGGTCCACGTGGCGTGCTGCTGCGGCAACATCTTCTCCTACCTCTTCCCCAAGTACAGCAAGAACGAGGCCAAGAAGCGAGAG GTCCTCTCCGCCGCCTCGGCGGCCGGCGTGTCGGTGGCCTTCGGAGCGCCCATAGGCGGCGTTCTCTTCAGCCTGGAAGAG GTGAGCTACTACTTCCCTCTCAAGACACTGTGGCGCTCCTTTTTCGCCGCCCTGGTGGCCGCCTTTGTCCTCCGTTCCATTAACCCGTTCGGGAACAGCCGTCTGGTGCTGTTCTACGTGGAGTACCACACGCCCTGGTACCTGTTTGAGCTCATCCCCTTCATTCTCCTGGGAGTTTTCGGGGGCCTCTGGGGCGCTTTCTTCATCCGGGCCAACATCGGCTGGTGCCGGCGACGGAAGTCCACCCGTTTCG GAAAGTACCCGGTCCTGGAGGTGATCTTGGTGGCCGCCATCACGGCGGTGGTGGCCTTCCCCAACCCGTACACCCGTCAGAACACCAGCGAGCTGATCAAGGAGCTGTTCACCGACTGCGGACCGCTGGAGTCCTCGCAGCTGTGTCAGTACCGAAGCCAGATGAACGGCAGCAAGGCCTTCACGGACAGCCCCAACCGGCCCGCCGGGCCCGGCGTCTACGCCGCCATGTGGCAGCTGTGCCTGGCGCTCGTCTTCAAAATCATCATGACCATCTTCACCTTCGGCCTCAAG GTTCCGGCGGGTTTGTTCATTCCCAGCATGGCCATCGGCGCCATCGCGGGGAGAATCGTGGGCATCGCCGTGGAGCAGCTGGCGTATTACCATCACGACTGGTTCCTGTTCAAAGAGTGGTGCGAGGTGGGCGCCGACTGCATCACGCCGGGACTCTACGCCATGGTGGGGGCCGCCGCTTGCCTGG GTGGCGTGACCCGCATGACCGTCTCCTTGGTGGTGATTGTCTTCGAGCTGACGGGCGGCCTGGAGTACATCGTGCCCCTGATGGCCGCCGTCATGACCAGCAAATGGGTGGGCGACGCCTTTGGCCGCGAGGGGATCTATGAG GCGCACATCCGGCTCAACGGCTACCCCTTCCTGGACGCCAAAGAGGAATTCACCCACACCACGCTGGCCAGGGAGGTGATGCGGCCGCGCCGCTGCGACCCGCCGCTGGCGGTGCTGACCCAGGACGACCTGACGGTGGAGGACCTCCAGGCTGTCATCAACGAAACCAGTTACAACGGCTTTCCCGTCATCGTTTCCAAGGAGTCTCAGAGGCTGGTGGGTTTCGCCCTGCGCAGGGATATCACCATCGCCGTAG AGAACGCCCGGCGCAAGCAAGAGGGCATCTTGTTGAACTCCAGGGTCTACTTCACCCAGCACGCCCCCACCCTGCCCGCCGACAGCCCGCGGCCCCTCAAGCTGCGCTCCATCTTGGACATGAGCCCCTTCACGGTCACCGACCACACCCCCATGGAGATTGTGGTGGACATCTTCAGGAAGATGGGGCTGCGCCAGTGCCTGGTCACTCACAACGG GATTGTGTTGGGTGTCATCACAAAGAAGAATATATTAGAGCATCTGGAAGAGCTCAAGCGCAACCCCGAGTGCTCG GCGCCTATTGGGCATCGTCACCAAAAAGGATATCCTTCGTCACATGGCTCAAATGGCAAACCAAGATCCCGAGTCCATCATGTTCAACTGAAGTGCTCCTGTCAGGACGACTGCGAGGAGCAAGACCGGGACCAGGAGGAGGGAGTGCGCCTCCTGGACGGCGCCCATCTGTGA
- the clcn3 gene encoding H(+)/Cl(-) exchange transporter 3 isoform X4, producing the protein MEEAGADPYLPYDGGGDTIPLREIPRRGGSNYTMSNGGGGPASSSTHLLDFLEEPIPGVGTYDDFHTIDWVREKCKDRERHRKISSKKKESAWEFTKSLYDAWSGWLVVTLTGLASGALAGLIDIAADWLNDLKEGVCLSAMWFNHEQCCWTSNETTFAERDKCPQWKSWAELILGQAEGPGSYIMNYFMYIYWALSFAFLAVCLVKVFAPYACGSGIPEIKTILSGFIIRGYLGKWTLLIKTVTLVLAVASGLSLGKEGPLVHVACCCGNIFSYLFPKYSKNEAKKREVLSAASAAGVSVAFGAPIGGVLFSLEEVSYYFPLKTLWRSFFAALVAAFVLRSINPFGNSRLVLFYVEYHTPWYLFELIPFILLGVFGGLWGAFFIRANIGWCRRRKSTRFGKYPVLEVILVAAITAVVAFPNPYTRQNTSELIKELFTDCGPLESSQLCQYRSQMNGSKAFTDSPNRPAGPGVYAAMWQLCLALVFKIIMTIFTFGLKVPAGLFIPSMAIGAIAGRIVGIAVEQLAYYHHDWFLFKEWCEVGADCITPGLYAMVGAAACLGGVTRMTVSLVVIVFELTGGLEYIVPLMAAVMTSKWVGDAFGREGIYEAHIRLNGYPFLDAKEEFTHTTLAREVMRPRRCDPPLAVLTQDDLTVEDLQAVINETSYNGFPVIVSKESQRLVGFALRRDITIAVENARRKQEGILLNSRVYFTQHAPTLPADSPRPLKLRSILDMSPFTVTDHTPMEIVVDIFRKMGLRQCLVTHNGRLLGIVTKKDILRHMAQMANQDPESIMFN; encoded by the exons ATGGAGGAGGCGGGCGCCGACCCCTATTTGCCTTACGACGGGGGAGGGGACACCATCCCCCTGCGGGAGATCCCCAGGCGAGGAG GTTCGAACTACACCATGTCTAACGGCGGCGGCGGTCCAGCCAGCAGCTCCACCCACCTGCTGGACTTCTTAGAGGAGCCCATTCCCGGCGTGGGCACCTACGACGACTTCCACACCATCGACTGGGTCCGCGAGAAGTGCAAGGACCGCGAGAGGCACCGCAAG ATCAGCAGTAAGAAGAAAGAGTCGGCGTGGGAGTTCACCAAGAGTCTGTACGACGCCTGGTCCGGATGGCTGGTGGTGACCCTGACGGGCTTGGCCTCCG GCGCGCTGGCCGGCCTGATCGACATCGCCGCGGACTGGTTGAACGACCTGAAAGAGGGCGTGTGCCTGAGCGCCATGTGGTTCAACCACGAGCAGTGCTGCTGGACGTCCAACGAGACCACCTTTGCCGAGAGGGACAAGTGTCCCCAGTGGAAGAGCTGGGCCGAGCTGATCCTGGGCCAAGCCGAG GGTCCGGGCTCGTACATCATGAACTACTTCATGTACATCTACTGGGCGCTGTCCTTCGCCTTCCTCGCCGTGTGTCTCGTCAAGGTCTTCGCTCCCTACGCCTGCGGATCGGGGATCCCGGAG ATCAAGACCATCCTGAGCGGCTTCATCATCAGAGGCTACCTGGGAAAGTGGACCCTGCTGATCAAGACCGTCACCTTGGTCCTGGCGGTGGCGTCTGGTCTGAGTCTGGGAAAGGAGGGCCCGCTGGTCCACGTGGCGTGCTGCTGCGGCAACATCTTCTCCTACCTCTTCCCCAAGTACAGCAAGAACGAGGCCAAGAAGCGAGAG GTCCTCTCCGCCGCCTCGGCGGCCGGCGTGTCGGTGGCCTTCGGAGCGCCCATAGGCGGCGTTCTCTTCAGCCTGGAAGAG GTGAGCTACTACTTCCCTCTCAAGACACTGTGGCGCTCCTTTTTCGCCGCCCTGGTGGCCGCCTTTGTCCTCCGTTCCATTAACCCGTTCGGGAACAGCCGTCTGGTGCTGTTCTACGTGGAGTACCACACGCCCTGGTACCTGTTTGAGCTCATCCCCTTCATTCTCCTGGGAGTTTTCGGGGGCCTCTGGGGCGCTTTCTTCATCCGGGCCAACATCGGCTGGTGCCGGCGACGGAAGTCCACCCGTTTCG GAAAGTACCCGGTCCTGGAGGTGATCTTGGTGGCCGCCATCACGGCGGTGGTGGCCTTCCCCAACCCGTACACCCGTCAGAACACCAGCGAGCTGATCAAGGAGCTGTTCACCGACTGCGGACCGCTGGAGTCCTCGCAGCTGTGTCAGTACCGAAGCCAGATGAACGGCAGCAAGGCCTTCACGGACAGCCCCAACCGGCCCGCCGGGCCCGGCGTCTACGCCGCCATGTGGCAGCTGTGCCTGGCGCTCGTCTTCAAAATCATCATGACCATCTTCACCTTCGGCCTCAAG GTTCCGGCGGGTTTGTTCATTCCCAGCATGGCCATCGGCGCCATCGCGGGGAGAATCGTGGGCATCGCCGTGGAGCAGCTGGCGTATTACCATCACGACTGGTTCCTGTTCAAAGAGTGGTGCGAGGTGGGCGCCGACTGCATCACGCCGGGACTCTACGCCATGGTGGGGGCCGCCGCTTGCCTGG GTGGCGTGACCCGCATGACCGTCTCCTTGGTGGTGATTGTCTTCGAGCTGACGGGCGGCCTGGAGTACATCGTGCCCCTGATGGCCGCCGTCATGACCAGCAAATGGGTGGGCGACGCCTTTGGCCGCGAGGGGATCTATGAG GCGCACATCCGGCTCAACGGCTACCCCTTCCTGGACGCCAAAGAGGAATTCACCCACACCACGCTGGCCAGGGAGGTGATGCGGCCGCGCCGCTGCGACCCGCCGCTGGCGGTGCTGACCCAGGACGACCTGACGGTGGAGGACCTCCAGGCTGTCATCAACGAAACCAGTTACAACGGCTTTCCCGTCATCGTTTCCAAGGAGTCTCAGAGGCTGGTGGGTTTCGCCCTGCGCAGGGATATCACCATCGCCGTAG AGAACGCCCGGCGCAAGCAAGAGGGCATCTTGTTGAACTCCAGGGTCTACTTCACCCAGCACGCCCCCACCCTGCCCGCCGACAGCCCGCGGCCCCTCAAGCTGCGCTCCATCTTGGACATGAGCCCCTTCACGGTCACCGACCACACCCCCATGGAGATTGTGGTGGACATCTTCAGGAAGATGGGGCTGCGCCAGTGCCTGGTCACTCACAACGG GCGCCTATTGGGCATCGTCACCAAAAAGGATATCCTTCGTCACATGGCTCAAATGGCAAACCAAGATCCCGAGTCCATCATGTTCAACTGA
- the clcn3 gene encoding H(+)/Cl(-) exchange transporter 3 isoform X3: MESEQLYHRGYGNARNGRNARNSYNSIASASSDEELLDGAGIVMDFHTTEDDNLLDGDASSPGSNYTMSNGGGGPASSSTHLLDFLEEPIPGVGTYDDFHTIDWVREKCKDRERHRKISSKKKESAWEFTKSLYDAWSGWLVVTLTGLASGALAGLIDIAADWLNDLKEGVCLSAMWFNHEQCCWTSNETTFAERDKCPQWKSWAELILGQAEGPGSYIMNYFMYIYWALSFAFLAVCLVKVFAPYACGSGIPEIKTILSGFIIRGYLGKWTLLIKTVTLVLAVASGLSLGKEGPLVHVACCCGNIFSYLFPKYSKNEAKKREVLSAASAAGVSVAFGAPIGGVLFSLEEVSYYFPLKTLWRSFFAALVAAFVLRSINPFGNSRLVLFYVEYHTPWYLFELIPFILLGVFGGLWGAFFIRANIGWCRRRKSTRFGKYPVLEVILVAAITAVVAFPNPYTRQNTSELIKELFTDCGPLESSQLCQYRSQMNGSKAFTDSPNRPAGPGVYAAMWQLCLALVFKIIMTIFTFGLKVPAGLFIPSMAIGAIAGRIVGIAVEQLAYYHHDWFLFKEWCEVGADCITPGLYAMVGAAACLGGVTRMTVSLVVIVFELTGGLEYIVPLMAAVMTSKWVGDAFGREGIYEAHIRLNGYPFLDAKEEFTHTTLAREVMRPRRCDPPLAVLTQDDLTVEDLQAVINETSYNGFPVIVSKESQRLVGFALRRDITIAVENARRKQEGILLNSRVYFTQHAPTLPADSPRPLKLRSILDMSPFTVTDHTPMEIVVDIFRKMGLRQCLVTHNGRLLGIVTKKDILRHMAQMANQDPESIMFN, from the exons ATGGAGTCGGAGCAGCTTTACCACAGGGGCTACGGGAACGCCAGGAACGGTAGGAACGCCAGGAACAGCTACAACAGCATCGCCAGCGCCAGCAGCGACGAGGAGCTTCTCGATGGAGCCGGCATCGTCATGGACTTCCACACCACCGAGGACGACAACCTGCTAGACGGGGACGCCTCGTCTCCAG GTTCGAACTACACCATGTCTAACGGCGGCGGCGGTCCAGCCAGCAGCTCCACCCACCTGCTGGACTTCTTAGAGGAGCCCATTCCCGGCGTGGGCACCTACGACGACTTCCACACCATCGACTGGGTCCGCGAGAAGTGCAAGGACCGCGAGAGGCACCGCAAG ATCAGCAGTAAGAAGAAAGAGTCGGCGTGGGAGTTCACCAAGAGTCTGTACGACGCCTGGTCCGGATGGCTGGTGGTGACCCTGACGGGCTTGGCCTCCG GCGCGCTGGCCGGCCTGATCGACATCGCCGCGGACTGGTTGAACGACCTGAAAGAGGGCGTGTGCCTGAGCGCCATGTGGTTCAACCACGAGCAGTGCTGCTGGACGTCCAACGAGACCACCTTTGCCGAGAGGGACAAGTGTCCCCAGTGGAAGAGCTGGGCCGAGCTGATCCTGGGCCAAGCCGAG GGTCCGGGCTCGTACATCATGAACTACTTCATGTACATCTACTGGGCGCTGTCCTTCGCCTTCCTCGCCGTGTGTCTCGTCAAGGTCTTCGCTCCCTACGCCTGCGGATCGGGGATCCCGGAG ATCAAGACCATCCTGAGCGGCTTCATCATCAGAGGCTACCTGGGAAAGTGGACCCTGCTGATCAAGACCGTCACCTTGGTCCTGGCGGTGGCGTCTGGTCTGAGTCTGGGAAAGGAGGGCCCGCTGGTCCACGTGGCGTGCTGCTGCGGCAACATCTTCTCCTACCTCTTCCCCAAGTACAGCAAGAACGAGGCCAAGAAGCGAGAG GTCCTCTCCGCCGCCTCGGCGGCCGGCGTGTCGGTGGCCTTCGGAGCGCCCATAGGCGGCGTTCTCTTCAGCCTGGAAGAG GTGAGCTACTACTTCCCTCTCAAGACACTGTGGCGCTCCTTTTTCGCCGCCCTGGTGGCCGCCTTTGTCCTCCGTTCCATTAACCCGTTCGGGAACAGCCGTCTGGTGCTGTTCTACGTGGAGTACCACACGCCCTGGTACCTGTTTGAGCTCATCCCCTTCATTCTCCTGGGAGTTTTCGGGGGCCTCTGGGGCGCTTTCTTCATCCGGGCCAACATCGGCTGGTGCCGGCGACGGAAGTCCACCCGTTTCG GAAAGTACCCGGTCCTGGAGGTGATCTTGGTGGCCGCCATCACGGCGGTGGTGGCCTTCCCCAACCCGTACACCCGTCAGAACACCAGCGAGCTGATCAAGGAGCTGTTCACCGACTGCGGACCGCTGGAGTCCTCGCAGCTGTGTCAGTACCGAAGCCAGATGAACGGCAGCAAGGCCTTCACGGACAGCCCCAACCGGCCCGCCGGGCCCGGCGTCTACGCCGCCATGTGGCAGCTGTGCCTGGCGCTCGTCTTCAAAATCATCATGACCATCTTCACCTTCGGCCTCAAG GTTCCGGCGGGTTTGTTCATTCCCAGCATGGCCATCGGCGCCATCGCGGGGAGAATCGTGGGCATCGCCGTGGAGCAGCTGGCGTATTACCATCACGACTGGTTCCTGTTCAAAGAGTGGTGCGAGGTGGGCGCCGACTGCATCACGCCGGGACTCTACGCCATGGTGGGGGCCGCCGCTTGCCTGG GTGGCGTGACCCGCATGACCGTCTCCTTGGTGGTGATTGTCTTCGAGCTGACGGGCGGCCTGGAGTACATCGTGCCCCTGATGGCCGCCGTCATGACCAGCAAATGGGTGGGCGACGCCTTTGGCCGCGAGGGGATCTATGAG GCGCACATCCGGCTCAACGGCTACCCCTTCCTGGACGCCAAAGAGGAATTCACCCACACCACGCTGGCCAGGGAGGTGATGCGGCCGCGCCGCTGCGACCCGCCGCTGGCGGTGCTGACCCAGGACGACCTGACGGTGGAGGACCTCCAGGCTGTCATCAACGAAACCAGTTACAACGGCTTTCCCGTCATCGTTTCCAAGGAGTCTCAGAGGCTGGTGGGTTTCGCCCTGCGCAGGGATATCACCATCGCCGTAG AGAACGCCCGGCGCAAGCAAGAGGGCATCTTGTTGAACTCCAGGGTCTACTTCACCCAGCACGCCCCCACCCTGCCCGCCGACAGCCCGCGGCCCCTCAAGCTGCGCTCCATCTTGGACATGAGCCCCTTCACGGTCACCGACCACACCCCCATGGAGATTGTGGTGGACATCTTCAGGAAGATGGGGCTGCGCCAGTGCCTGGTCACTCACAACGG GCGCCTATTGGGCATCGTCACCAAAAAGGATATCCTTCGTCACATGGCTCAAATGGCAAACCAAGATCCCGAGTCCATCATGTTCAACTGA